One Oryza brachyantha chromosome 3, ObraRS2, whole genome shotgun sequence DNA segment encodes these proteins:
- the LOC102701340 gene encoding 26S proteasome non-ATPase regulatory subunit 4 homolog — MVLEATMICIDNSEWMRNGDYAPSRFQAQADAVNLICGAKTQSNPENTVGVMTMAGKGVRVLVTPTSDLGKILACMHGLEVGAEANLAAAIQVAQLALKHRQNKRQQQRIIAFIGSPVNYDKKVLETIGKKLKKNNVALDIVDFGETDDEKPEKLEALISAVNSSDSSHIVHVLPGENALSDVLISTPIFTGEEGGSGFAASAAAAAATGAAGFEFDVDPNVDPELALALRLSMEEERARQEAIAKKAAEESSGAENKDHASSSNTDSVMAEAEPASNAASDDKKDQPKEDDDAQLLQKALAMSMEEGSSGAAAVADAAMAEAAVDDQDLALALQMSVQDAGVSGQADMSKVFEDRSFVTSILNSLPGVDPNDPSVKDLLASLHGQGEQEKKEDKSSDKPEDEKK; from the exons ATGGTGCTCGAG GCGACGATGATCTGCATAGACAACTCGGAGTGGATGCGGAACGGCGACTACGCGCCGTCGCGGTTCCAGGCGCAGGCTGACGCCGTCAACCTCATCTGCGGCGCCAAGACCCAG TCCAACCCGGAGAACACGGTGGGCGTCATGACGATGGCCGGAAAGGGCGTGCGCGTGCTCGTCACTCCCACCAGCGACCTCGGCAAGATCCTCGCCTGTATGCACG GACTTGAAGTTGGTGCTGAAGCAAATTTGGCTGCAGCAATCCAGGTTGCTCAGCTGGCTCTTAAGCATCGCCAAAATAAGAGGCAGCAACAGCGGATTATAGCTTTTATTGGAAG CCCTGTGAATTACGACAAGAAAGTTTTGGAGACAATCGGGAAAAAGTTGAAGAAGAACAATGTTGCTCTTGACATTGTTGACTTTGGTGAAACCGATGATGAAAAGCCTGAGAAACTCGAAGCGCTAATCTCAGCCGTGAACAGCAGTGATAGCAGCCACATTGTTCATGTCCTTCCCGGTGAAAACGCCCTTTCTGATGTGCTTATAAG cactcctatcttCACTGGTGAAGAGGGTGGAAGCGGTTTTGCTGCTTCTgcggcagcagctgcagctactGGTGCTGCTGGATTTGAATTTGACGTGGACCCAAATGTAGATCCAGAATTGGCTCTCGCCCTGCGGTTATCTATGGAAGAAGAGCGAGCAAGGCAAGAGGCTATTGCAAAAAAGGCTGCTGAAGAATCTTCTGGTGCTGAAAATAAGGACCATGCATCAAGCTCAAACACTGATTCTGTTATGGCAGAAGCAGAACCTGCCTCTAATGCTGCAAgtgatgataaaaaagatcAGCCGAAG GAAGATGACGATGCTCAGCTTCTACAAAAGGCACTTGCTATGTCAATGGAGGAGGGTTCTTCAGGGGCTGCAGCTGTGGCTGATGCTGCTATGGCAGAGGCTGCTGTAGATGACCAGGACTTGGCATTAG CTCTCCAAATGTCTGTCCAGGATGCAGGTGTCTCTGGCCAGGCTGATATGAGCAAGGTGTTTGAAGACAGATCATTTGTTACATCCATCCTTAACTCT CTTCCTGGTGTTGACCCGAATGACCCATCTGTGAAAGATTTGCTGGCATCATTGCATGGACAGGGCGAG